One stretch of Cydia fagiglandana chromosome 18, ilCydFagi1.1, whole genome shotgun sequence DNA includes these proteins:
- the LOC134673087 gene encoding diphthine methyl ester synthase, with amino-acid sequence MFYLIGLGLGDVKDITVRGLEIVKKCDKVLLESYTSILTVGHEELEKFYGRPLLLADRELCESSIDEILKEAKDKHIALLVVGDPLGATTHTDMLLRAKELGVETQIVHNASIMNAVSCCGLQLYNFGETVSIPYWTENWKPDSFFEKIEANFSRNLHTLCLLDIKVKEPTEESLTKKIRQYMDPKFMSVKEAASQLVQIIENKSDTELSKQSTAVGLSRVGNPDQKIAVKTLEEMQEFDLGPPLHSLVIPAPNLHPVEVDYLAQFR; translated from the exons ATGTTCTACTTAATTGGCCTGGGTCTCGGCGACGTTAAAGATATAACCGTGAGAGGTTTGGAGATAGTAAAAAAATGTGATAAAGTGCTACTGGAATCCTACACCTCTATATTAACAGTAGGACACGAGGAACTG gaAAAATTCTATGGACGTCCATTGTTACTGGCTGATCGCGAGCTCTGTGAAAGTAGTATTGATGAAATACTAAAAGAAGCGAAGGACAAACATATAGCGCTGCTAGTTGTTGGAGACCCATTGGGAGCAACTACACATACAGATATGCTGCTGCGTGCCAAAGAGCTTGGAGTAGAAACACAG ATTGTTCACAATGCGTCTATTATGAACGCCGTCAGTTGTTGCGGACTGCAATTATACAACTTTGGTGAAACAGTTTCTATCCCATACTGGACAGAGAATTGGAAGCCAGACAGCTTCTTCGAGAAAATAGAAGCAAACTTCTCTAGAAACTTACATACACTTTGCCTTTTAG ATATAAAAGTGAAGGAACCGACCGAGGAGTCGTTAACTAAAAAAATCCGTCAATATATGGATCCCAAGTTTATGAGTGTCAAAGAAGCTGCTTCACAGTTGGTTCAAATAATAGAAAACAAATCCGACACAG AACTAAGCAAACAGAGCACAGCGGTGGGGTTGTCGAGAGTAGGCAATCCAGACCAAAAGATAGCGGTGAAAACTTTGGAAGAGATGCAAGAGTTTGACCTCGGGCCACCGCTGCACAGCCTCGTGATCCCGGCCCCTAACCTGCACCCAGTCGAGGTCGATTATCTCGCGCAATTCAGATGA
- the LOC134673086 gene encoding rap guanine nucleotide exchange factor 2, with translation MLRGGRGGRHSPELYPHTLKCSNASDTSSAYSGSDTMTSVHSSLDMDMEVDLSGLLESIVDSDEEEDLEESMDSLTVRDAVRECLEKDPSERSEEDVEILLEFTQHLKAFTNMTLTVRRALCAVMVFAVVEKAETIVMNDGEEHDSWSVLINGHVEIQHQNGDIEHLNVGDSFGMAEATMEKLYHRGVMTTKCDDCQFVCITQTDYYRILHQGEENIRRHEVDGVVVLVTEYRGAAGESGHQRGHVVIRGTPEHLMLQLIEDNSSDSTYVEDFLLTHRTFVESPLVVAKQLLAWFSEPSVRDKVTRVVLLWVNNHFTDFETDPTMMDFLEQFETVLEREKMESQLRLLNIACSAKARTRIVTLSRPSRDDPLNFSILGGYERGYGIFILKVEKHSKAEEVGLKRGDEVIEVNGQSFRHVSNAKAMEIITGSTHLSITVKSNLLVFKQMLVMPDNPPRHRGAATNMVRCWQTDPRARLSTAELLSDDPITLTPVFPSPTKKPQQLSIKKEPQKGFMTLGPKRRLQKALMKIILPKNTITDGLHSDDSVLSNSESLNKANSSTSFYNSHSNPDLISICYDEYQLSDHPEHVLKVYRADQTCKYLLVHKETTAREVVMLTLQEFGITDPSSNFSLCEVSVAQGGIIKQHRLPDQLQNLAERIGLSSRYYLKTNGIHETLVPDEMAPELLRESVVHFLQLNAVEVAVQLTLQDFCIFRQIESTEYVDDLFELKSRYGIPMLAQFAELVNKEMFWVVTEVVTEQNHVRRSKIVKQFIKVARHCKECKNFNSMFAIISGLGHGAVSRLRMTWEKLPTKYLKLFNDLQTLMDPSRNMSKYRQLVTTEQGRSPVIPFYPVVKKDLTFIHLGNDTKVEGMVNFEKLRMISKEVRTLTNMCSSPYDLLTLLELGKQPPSNAMVSLNQLTTGVQQGQVTVKRRKKSSNVPNPKKMFEEAQMVRRVKAYLNRMHVETDEERLHALSLECEGAGPAPALPRRRHPSPSLSTTSSASSASEGKKSFAGNKFGAASPQAVRKLLALSEPAKTRPHQPRPPPGPSPCSHRRDGPGPGMCCPRTAHERSHSDTPTPLPVDLSAESSSVTSLVNLPLRKTGSATSSDSGHGSCSATGCAPLRPVPPPRMPQAPFTLAAHVARLERLSRAHSHEGVTRPFDYYHDAPDDDDDDQQVSAV, from the coding sequence ATGTTGAGAGGTGGGCGTGGAGGCCGTCACAGTCCAGAGCTGTATCCCCACACACTAAAGTGTTCCAACGCGAGTGACACTAGCTCGGCATACAGCGGCAGTGACACAATGACCTCGGTGCACAGCTCGCTCGACATGGACATGGAGGTGGACCTATCTGGGCTCCTCGAGTCCATTGTGGATTCTGATGAAGAAGAGGATCTGGAAGAGTCTATGGATAGTCTCACAGTCCGTGATGCTGTTCGGGAATGCCTTGAAAAAGATCCCAGTGAAAGATCTGAAGAAGATGTTGAGATTCTCTTGGAATTCACGCAACACTTAAAAGCATTCACAAACATGACATTGACTGTACGCAGAGCACTATGTGCTGTAATGGTTTTTGCTGTTGTAGAGAAAGCTGAAACTATTGTAATGAATGATGGAGAAGAGCATGACTCATGGTCAGTTCTCATTAATGGTCACGTTGAAATACAACATCAAAATGGTGATATTGAGCATCTCAATGTTGGAGACAGTTTTGGGATGGCTGAAGCAACAATGGAAAAATTGTATCACAGAGGAGTAATGACCACAAAATGTGATGACTGCCAATTTGTCTGCATTACACAAACGGATTACTATCGAATTTTACATCAAGGAGAAGAAAATATAAGAAGGCACGAGGTTGACGGGGTGGTGGTGTTGGTGACAGAATACAGAGGGGCTGCAGGAGAATCAGGGCATCAGCGAGGACATGTCGTCATAAGAGGGACACCTGAACATCTTATGCTACAGTTGATTGAGGATAATTCCAGTGATTCAACTTATGTTGAAGATTTCCTGTTGACTCATAGAACATTTGTTGAAAGTCCTCTAGTAGTAGCCAAACAACTTCTTGCCTGGTTCTCAGAACCTTCAGTTCGTGACAAAGTGACAAGGGTTGTCCTTCTCTGGGTAAATAATCATTTTACAGACTTTGAGACAGATCCAACAATGATGGATTTCTTAGAGCAATTTGAAACTGTATTGGAGCGAGAAAAGATGGAAAGCCAATTAAGATTACTTAATATTGCATGTTCTGCTAAAGCTAGAACTAGGATCGTAACACTATCGCGACCCTCGAGAGATGATCCTTTGAACTTCAGTATTCTTGGTGGATATGAACGAGGCTATGGTATTTTTATCCTTAAGGTGGAGAAACATTCAAAAGCTGAAGAAGTTGGGCTTAAAAGAGGTGATGAGGTTATTGAAGTAAATGGCCAATCATTTCGGCATGTTAGCAATGCAAAAGCTATGGAGATAATAACAGGCTCAACACATCTaagcattacagtaaaaagtAATTTATTAGTATTTAAACAAATGCTTGTCATGCCTGATAATCCACCAAGACACAGAGGTGCTGCTACCAATATGGTACGTTGTTGGCAAACGGATCCACGTGCGCGATTATCAACAGCAGAACTCCTGAGTGACGATCCCATCACATTAACACCTGTTTTTCCATCTCCAACCAAAAAGCCTCAACAATTAAGCATAAAAAAGGAACCACAAAAGGGATTTATGACTCTTGGTCCCAAAAGAAGATTGCAAAAGGCTTTAATGAAAATCATTCtacctaaaaacacaattactgATGGTTTGCACTCTGATGATAGTGTTCTTTCTAACTCTGAATCGCTAAACAAAGCAAATAGTAGTACTTCATTTTATAATTCTCACAGTAATCCAGATTTAATATCAATTTGTTATGATGAATATCAATTATCAGATCACCCTGAGCATGTTCTCAAAGTGTACAGAGCCGATCAGACATGCAAATATCTGTTAGTACACAAAGAGACCACAGCCAGAGAAGTTGTGATGCTGACTTTGCAGGAGTTTGGAATTACTGACCCTAGTTCCAACTTTTCTCTATGTGAGGTGTCAGTTGCACAAGGTGGTATAATCAAACAGCATAGATTACCTGATCAGCTCCAAAACCTGGCAGAGCGTATTGGGCTCAGTTCTAGATACTACCTGAAAACAAATGGCATACATGAAACTTTAGTACCTGATGAGATGGCACCTGAACTCCTAAGGGAGAGTGTTGTCCACTTTCTGCAACTAAATGCTGTGGAAGTTGCAGTCCAATTAACGCTACAAGACTTCTGCATCTTCAGGCAAATAGAGAGTACGGAATATGTTGATGACTTATTTGAATTAAAGAGTAGGTATGGAATACCTATGTTGGCACAGTTTGCTGAACTGGTTAACAAAGAAATGTTTTGGGTAGTTACTGAGGTAGTCACAGAACAAAATCATGTACGGCGATCGAAAATCGTAAAGCAATTCATAAAGGTTGCAAGACATTGTAAAGAATGCAAAAATTTTAACTCGATGTTTGCAATAATATCAGGATTAGGCCACGGCGCCGTTTCTCGATTAAGGATGACTTGGGAAAAATTGCCAACAAAATATTTGAAACTTTTCAATGATCTACAAACACTTATGGACCCTTCAAGGAACATGTCTAAGTACAGACAGTTAGTTACCACCGAGCAAGGCAGGTCTCCCGTTATTCCATTTTATCCTGTGGTTAAAAAAGATCTTACTTTTATCCACCTGGGGAATGACACCAAAGTGGAGGGAATGGTTAATTTCGAAAAGTTAAGAATGATATCTAAAGAGGTCAGAACCTTGACAAACATGTGTAGTTCCCCATACGACTTATTGACTTTGCTAGAGCTGGGCAAACAGCCTCCATCAAATGCCATGGTGTCATTGAATCAGCTCACAACAGGCGTTCAACAAGGCCAAGTGACAGTCAAGAGAAGGAAAAAGTCGTCTAACGTACCCAACCCTAAGAAAATGTTTGAGGAAGCACAAATGGTTCGTCGCGTGAAAGCGTATCTTAACCGCATGCATGTGGAAACGGACGAAGAACGACTTCACGCATTGTCTCTAGAATGCGAGGGAGCCGGGCCGGCTCCCGCTCTGCCGCGTCGCAGACACCCCTCACCTTCTCTGTCCACGACGAGCAGCGCATCATCGGCGAGCGAGGGTAAGAAGAGTTTCGCCGGCAACAAATTCGGCGCGGCCTCCCCCCAGGCCGTGAGGAAGCTGCTAGCTCTCTCGGAGCCGGCCAAGACCCGGCCGCACCagccgcgcccgccgcccggCCCCTCGCCCTGCTCGCACCGGCGCGACGGCCCCGGGCCCGGCATGTGCTGCCCGCGCACGGCGCACGAGCGCTCGCACTCGGACACGCCCACCCCGTTGCCGGTGGACCTGTCGGCGGAGAGCAGCAGCGTCACGTCGCTGGTGAACCTGCCGCTGCGCAAGACGGGCTCGGCGACGTCGAGCGACAGCGGGCACGGCTCGTGCTCGGCGACGGGCTGCGCGCCGCTGCGGCCGGTGCCGCCGCCGCGCATGCCGCAGGCGCCGTTCACGCTGGCGGCGCACGTGGCGCGCCTGGAGCGCCTGAGCCGCGCGCACTCGCACGAGGGCGTGACAAGACCGTTCGACTATTACCACGACGCGcctgacgacgacgacgacgatcAGCAGGTTTCCGCCGTTTGA